In one window of Plasmodium cynomolgi strain B DNA, chromosome 13, whole genome shotgun sequence DNA:
- a CDS encoding surface protein (putative): MKLPPLCRIPLALLLLCLTSRTRCYVHNDVIKFGEENSLKCSQGSLYILHCEVKCVNEKNRIIHKSCIDQVEAKCMGNRKCKYYFDYVFKRRTHSLRDKNEIEIEECVESEKNEIKTSTTCLLSNSFFLDETHVKYFFFIKNKNKEPITCKEGHLNIKSAILHSPFCKVNLKDITDVLKRQCDNNRECVINPYVLQKDALNEKDQCYINNSYVSLNVVCTKEEEEQNGESTQKQKPDNDLDETEEENYDTSLDKKKGETITDGNDDTEVFNKEDELKRTNDEVDHIMNSSENFSNKIKKAKSILLSQMNEQVVKKKDIFNKLGNELSKMLVNKYDASDLKDLLEDRYNEMKRSPDQDLYYLYLLDTLDINKMEDVDITSLQENLAKVLKEEMEKLNQVEKNINRLRKKYLSIYNKAKNNDMKEIFDENYKPTIKALNFSKTNVSDMENVEEKKEYKDLLEMDILDDYNRKKRIIDMRNGLVETLKKLYYEKNGIFHNLASCIKSYCYKNPLNLNVLSSVLKRNFENLKEKKITDPVAGIVRYLEKVGSQVDSLKDNASQVGEGGAVDGAVGESAGGAPRWEKDKRILQKLQALLHLGYQQVYDKELEIDERTEKYNALNEKAKEYNLDRLFSESDKVLKKVAVLTSANESADEVFGNQASFFDVYKEGEGVSEKGDAVTQKGDAVSEKGDAVSEKGDATSDQIEAQTDEEKMKEKEKPKNVKGSNSDEEENNDGSGMNDLDEGYESAKEEEKNALDEKDSGGDVESVEEKGEAEKENEEGESEDAEGVDAGSNKESGGDEDGESGEGDDGLLEAGSTESTASDDAADGDSTESTAADEAAGEVAEPAEADQNDAPVKGEDIEDSEHSEHSDGAEDADTEIRGEAEEAEQPTGEAVVKGDSEGEASGLETEKKGDDGGSFFQGLSRALLAVLAILSLELLL, translated from the exons ATGaaactcccccccctgtgccGCATCCCCCTCGCCCTCCTGCTGCTATGCCTGACGTCTCGAACGAGATGCTACGTGCATAACGACGTCATTAAGTTCGGGGAGGAGAATTCCTTGAA GTGCTCCCAGGGAAGCCTCTACATCCTGCACTGCGAAGTAAAGTGCGTGAACGAGAAAAACCGAATCATCCACAAAAGCTGCATAGATCAAGTAGAAGCAAAATGTATGGGTAacagaaaatgcaaatattATTTCGATTACGTATTTAAAAGAAGAACCCATAGTTTGagagacaaaaatgaaatcgaGATTGAGGAATGTGTGGAATCGGAAAAGAATGAAATCAAAACATCGACGACATGTCTTTTGAGTAACTCTTTTTTCTTAGATGAAACTCATgttaagtatttttttttcattaagaataaaaataaagaaccAATCACTTGTAAGGAGGGAcatctaaatataaaaagcgCAATCTTacactctcctttttgtaaagtTAATTTAAAAGACATTACTGATGTGTTGAAAAGGCAATGTGATAATAACAGAGAGTGTGTGATCAATCCATATGTGTTGCAAAAGGATGCCCTGAATGAGAAGGATCAATGCTATATTAACAACTCCTACGTGTCACTTAATGTTGTGTGtacaaaggaggaggaggaacaaaatggagagtctactcaaaaacaaaaaccaGATAATGATCTAGACgaaacagaagaagaaaattatgacaCTAgtttggataaaaaaaaaggagagacaaTCACAGATGGGAATGATGACACTGAAGTATTCAATAAAGAGGATGAGCtgaaaagaacaaatgatGAAGTAGATCATATAATGAACAGtagtgaaaatttttcaaataaaataaaaaaagcaaagagtATCCTTTTATCACAAATGAATGAACAggtagtgaaaaaaaaggatatttttaataaattaggAAATGAACTCTCCAAAATGCTTGTCAATAAATATGATGCTTCTGATTTGAAAGACCTACTAGAGGATAGATACaacgaaatgaagagaaGCCCAGATCAAGATTTGTATTACCTCTACTTGTTAGACACTCTcgatattaacaaaatggaggacgTTGATATAACATCTCTTCAGGAAAACCTAGCCAAGGTattgaaagaagaaatggagaaactAAATCAAGtcgagaaaaatattaatagaTTAAGGAAGAAGTATTTgtctatatataataaagcaaaaaataatgacatgaaagaaatttttgatgaaaat tataagCCAACTATTAAGGCACTCAATTTTAGCAAAACCAATGTGAGTGATATGGAAaatgttgaagaaaaaaaggagtataAGGACTTACTTGAGATGGATATTCTTGATGACTATAATAGGAAGAAGAGAATCATCGATATGAGAAATGGACTGGTGGAgactttgaaaaaattgtattatgagaaaaatggaatttttcacaatttagcTAGCTGTATCAAGTCCTACTGCTATAAGAACCCGTTGAACCTAAATGTGCTCAGTAGTGTGCTCAAAAGGAACTTCGAGAACCtcaaggagaagaagatcACAGACCCTGTTGCGGGCATCGTGAGGTATCTCGAGAAGGTGGGCTCTCAGGTGGACTCGCTCAAAGACAATGCCTCCCAGGTGGGGGAAGGTGGAGCGGTTGATGGAGCGGTTGGTGAATCAGCTGGTGGAGCGCCTCGTTGGGAGAAGGACAAGCGAATCCTGCAGAAGCTCCAGGCGCTGCTGCACTTGGGATACCAGCAGGTGTATGACAAAGAACTTGAAATCGACGAGAGGACAGAAAAATACAACGCGCTGAATGAGAAAGCCAAAGAGTATAACCTGGACCGCCTGTTCAGTGAGAGCGACAAGGTGTTGAAGAAGGTGGCAGTGCTCACCAGTGCCAACGAGAGTGCCGATGAGGTGTTTGGGAACCAGGCCTCCTTCTTCGACGTGTACAAGGAGGGAGAGGGGGTCAGCGAGAAGGGAGACGCGGTCACTCAGAAGGGAGACGCGGTCAGCGAGAAGGGAGACGCGGTCAGCGAGAAGGGAGACGCGACAAGCGACCAAATCGAGGCACAAACTGATGAGGAGaagatgaaggaaaaagaaaaacccaaaaatgtaaagggaAGCAATTctgatgaggaggagaacAACGACGGAAGTGGCATGAATGACCTGGACGAAGGATACGAGAGCgccaaagaggaggaaaagaacgCGCTAGATGAGAAGGACAGCGGGGGAGATGTAGAATCTGTtgaagaaaagggggaggcagAGAAGGAGAATGAGGAGGGAGAAAGTGAAGATGCCGAGGGTGTAGATGCGGGAAGTAACAAAGAAAGTGGCGGTGATGAGGATGGCGAAAGCGGCGAGGGGGACGACGGTTTGTTGGAAGCGGGCTCCACGGAGTCGACCGCCTCGGATGACGCAGCAGATGGGGACTCCACAGAGTCGACCGCCGCGGATGAAGCCGCTGGAGAAGTGGCCGAGCCTGCAGAGGCGGACCAGAATGATGCCCCAGTCAAAGGAGAAGACATCGAAGACAGTGAACACAGCGAACACAGCGACGGCGCAGAGGATGCGGACACGGAAATCAGAGGCGAAGCGGAAGAGGCAGAGCAACCCACCGGAGAGGCAGTGGTGAAAGGCGACTCGGAAGGAGAGGCATCGGGTCTGGAAACAGAGAAGAAGGGTGATGATGGCGGATCCTTCTTCCAGGGCCTGAGCAGAGCCCTCCTAGCCGTTTTGGCCATCCTGTCCCTGGAGTTACTCCTATAA